The following coding sequences are from one Salvia hispanica cultivar TCC Black 2014 chromosome 3, UniMelb_Shisp_WGS_1.0, whole genome shotgun sequence window:
- the LOC125212891 gene encoding protein PHOSPHATE STARVATION RESPONSE 1-like isoform X1, with product MAPASFNKFPQLPDSPRVFSSNASISSTMYSLSPKYGDSFMANQHPYSHLEGYANGNHDVLWNEIENFLDTPLKVPNQDSQIKTSRDPVVIEDRARKTNWQEWANQLIKLNDGTLDSDWGDLLLPGNLPESELNQLQPRPVPNVNYCPAIGSSKARMRWTPELHEAFVEAVNKLGGGDRATPKGVLKIMNVKGLTIYNVKSHLQKYRTARYKPDSPEGTPEKKLKTASDLKATMGITEALRLQMEVQKQLHDQLEIQRNLQIRIEEQGKRLQEMFEQQRKLEEVKGKTPSLKMDTPRTPAKNSQPCLGNDKPESSQSSSRAPCNPPPGTLGSLQES from the exons ATGGCCCCTGCATCATTTAACAAGTTTCCGCAGTTACCAGATTCGCCTCGAGTTTTTTCTTCCAATGCATCAATAAGTTCGACAATGTATTCGTTGTCGCCAAAATACGGAGATTCTTTTATGGCAAACCAACATCCTTACTCACATCTAGAAGGCTATGCCAATGGGAACCATGATGTTTTGTGGAATGAGATTGAGAACTTTCTCGATACTCCCCTAAAAGTCCCCAACCAGGACAGCCAGATCAAGACATCTAGAGATCCGGTGGTGATAGAAGACCGTGCTAGGAAAACTAATTGGCAGGAATGGGCCAACCAATTGATTAAACTTAATGATGGGACACTCGATTCAGACTGGGGTGATCTTCTCCTTCCTGGCAATCTTCCCGAATCTGAGCTAAAC CAGCTGCAGCCTCGTCCGGTACCAAATGTAAATTATTGTCCAGCAATAGGCTCGAGCAAAGCACGAATGCGTTGGACTCCAGAACTTCATGAAGCTTTTGTGGAAGCGGTGAATAAGCTCGGTGGTGGCGACA GAGCTACGCCAAAGGGTGTTTTGAAGATCATGAATGTCAAAGGACTGACGATATATAACGTGAAAAGCCATTTACAG AAATACAGAACTGCCAGATATAAGCCAGACTCACCAGAAG GAACTCCAGAAAAGAAGTTAAAAACTGCAAGCGACTTGAAAGC AACAATGGGGATAACTGAAGCTCTCCGACTGCAGATGGAAGTACAGAAGCAGCTACACGATCAACTTGAG ATTCAAAGAAATCTGCAGATACGTATCGAAGAGCAAGGGAAGCGTCTCCAAGAAATGTTCGAGCAGCAGAGAAAGCTGGAGGAAGTAAAAGGGAAAACCCCATCCTTGAAGATGGATACACCTCGAACGCCAGCTAAAAATTCACAGCCTTGCCTTGGCAACGACAAGCCAGAATCATCACAAAGCAGCTCTCGTGCTCCCTGCAATCCTCCCCCGGGCACACTTGGATCGCTTCAAGAGTCATGA
- the LOC125212891 gene encoding protein PHOSPHATE STARVATION RESPONSE 1-like isoform X5 encodes MMGHSIQTGLQPRPVPNVNYCPAIGSSKARMRWTPELHEAFVEAVNKLGGGDRATPKGVLKIMNVKGLTIYNVKSHLQKYRTARYKPDSPEGTPEKKLKTASDLKATMGITEALRLQMEVQKQLHDQLEIQRNLQIRIEEQGKRLQEMFEQQRKLEEVKGKTPSLKMDTPRTPAKNSQPCLGNDKPESSQSSSRAPCNPPPGTLGSLQES; translated from the exons ATGATGGGACACTCGATTCAGACTGGG CTGCAGCCTCGTCCGGTACCAAATGTAAATTATTGTCCAGCAATAGGCTCGAGCAAAGCACGAATGCGTTGGACTCCAGAACTTCATGAAGCTTTTGTGGAAGCGGTGAATAAGCTCGGTGGTGGCGACA GAGCTACGCCAAAGGGTGTTTTGAAGATCATGAATGTCAAAGGACTGACGATATATAACGTGAAAAGCCATTTACAG AAATACAGAACTGCCAGATATAAGCCAGACTCACCAGAAG GAACTCCAGAAAAGAAGTTAAAAACTGCAAGCGACTTGAAAGC AACAATGGGGATAACTGAAGCTCTCCGACTGCAGATGGAAGTACAGAAGCAGCTACACGATCAACTTGAG ATTCAAAGAAATCTGCAGATACGTATCGAAGAGCAAGGGAAGCGTCTCCAAGAAATGTTCGAGCAGCAGAGAAAGCTGGAGGAAGTAAAAGGGAAAACCCCATCCTTGAAGATGGATACACCTCGAACGCCAGCTAAAAATTCACAGCCTTGCCTTGGCAACGACAAGCCAGAATCATCACAAAGCAGCTCTCGTGCTCCCTGCAATCCTCCCCCGGGCACACTTGGATCGCTTCAAGAGTCATGA
- the LOC125210263 gene encoding protein IQ-DOMAIN 3-like → MGRKMGWLHTVKKVMSCGSGQSSRKKNRKSGDWGKEVLYLDLYNAENTAVVPASQSPVEEVKLTEAENEQSRHAYSVALATAAAAEAAVAAAHAAAEVVRLTSAPRGSGKTSDEIAAIKIQSAFRCLLARRELKALRGRARLKSLIEGQAVKRQATSTLKYTQMLGRMQSEVRARRARKSEENLSIQHQIQQKHEGEVQKWRASIGEDWDDSMLSKEQIEARLHHRQEAAIRRERALAYAYTHQQQTWRASLNSANQTFMDPSNPHWGWSWLERWMATRPHENGNATSKELNSDHKQSRPPSRQSPSTPKSKITPSSKIRPRETNGTDDELKSNRSAQSYRYRRHSIAGSSVRDDDSITSSQATVRGYMASTESTRAKSRMASPVQGERGRTPDKVAGGSAKKRLSFSPAGPRRHSGPPRVDISPMKDITT, encoded by the exons ATGGGAAGGAAAATGGGATGGCTTCATACAGTAAAGAAAGTAATGAGCTGTGGATCAGGGCAGAGTAGCAGAAAG AAGAATCGAAAATCTGGAGATTGGGGGAAAGAAGTGTTGTATTTGGATTTGTACAATGCAGAAAACACAGCAGTGGTTCCTGCTTCTCAATCTCCGGTGGAGGAGGTGAAGCTAACGGAAGCCGAGAATGAACAGAGTAGGCATGCTTATTCTGTTGCTCTTGCCACTGCTGCGGCTGCTGAGGCCGCTGTTGCTGCTGCTCACGCTGCTGCTGAGGTTGTCCGGCTCACATCTGCACCCCGTGGCTCGGGTAAAACCAGTGATGAGATAGCTGCTATCAAGATTCAGTCAGCTTTCCGTTGCCTTTTG GCTAGGAGAGAATTGAAGGCGTTGAGAGGTCGCGCGAGGCTGAAGTCATTGATAGAGGGGCAAGCAGTGAAGCGCCAAGCAACGAGCACCTTAAAATATACGCAAATGCTGGGGCGTATGCAGTCAGAGGTTCGAGCAAGGAGAGCCAGAAAGTCTGAGGAGAACTTGTCCATTCAGCATCAGATCCAGCAAAAACACGAAGGCGAGGTTCAGAAGTGGAGAGCATCG ATTGGGGAGGATTGGGATGATAGCATGCTGTCGAAAGAGCAGATCGAAGCCAGGTTACACCACCGGCAAGAAGCTGCGATAAGAAGGGAGCGCGCTTTAGCTTATGCGTATACTCATCAG CAGCAAACATGGAGGGCCTCTTTAAACAGTGCTAACCAAACATTCATGGATCCGAGTAATCCTCATTGGGGTTGGAGTTGGTTAGAGCGATGGATGGCTACTCGTCCACACGAAAATGGGAATGCAACGAGTAAAGAACTGAACAGTGACCATAAACAAAGCCGGCCTCCCAGCAGGCAGTCGCCCTCTACTCCCAAGTCGAAAATCACACCATCTTCTAAGATTAGGCCAAGGGAAACTAATGGCACAGATGATGAGTTGAAAAGCAACAGAAGTGCTCAGTCGTATAGATATCGGAGGCACAGCATTGCTGGCTCGTCCGTGAGGGATGATGATAGCATAACAAGCTCACAAGCCACGGTTCGTGGCTACATGGCTTCAACAGAGTCGACAAGAGCTAAGTCGCGGATGGCTAGCCCGGTCCAAGGGGAGAGAGGCCGGACGCCTGATAAGGTAGCCGGCGGCTCTGCAAAGAAACGGTTGTCCTTCTCCCCGGCCGGACCGAGGAGGCATTCGGGCCCACCGAGGGTTGATATTAGCCCTATGAAGGACATTACTACATGA
- the LOC125212891 gene encoding protein PHOSPHATE STARVATION RESPONSE 1-like isoform X4 — protein sequence MMGHSIQTGQLQPRPVPNVNYCPAIGSSKARMRWTPELHEAFVEAVNKLGGGDRATPKGVLKIMNVKGLTIYNVKSHLQKYRTARYKPDSPEGTPEKKLKTASDLKATMGITEALRLQMEVQKQLHDQLEIQRNLQIRIEEQGKRLQEMFEQQRKLEEVKGKTPSLKMDTPRTPAKNSQPCLGNDKPESSQSSSRAPCNPPPGTLGSLQES from the exons ATGATGGGACACTCGATTCAGACTGGG CAGCTGCAGCCTCGTCCGGTACCAAATGTAAATTATTGTCCAGCAATAGGCTCGAGCAAAGCACGAATGCGTTGGACTCCAGAACTTCATGAAGCTTTTGTGGAAGCGGTGAATAAGCTCGGTGGTGGCGACA GAGCTACGCCAAAGGGTGTTTTGAAGATCATGAATGTCAAAGGACTGACGATATATAACGTGAAAAGCCATTTACAG AAATACAGAACTGCCAGATATAAGCCAGACTCACCAGAAG GAACTCCAGAAAAGAAGTTAAAAACTGCAAGCGACTTGAAAGC AACAATGGGGATAACTGAAGCTCTCCGACTGCAGATGGAAGTACAGAAGCAGCTACACGATCAACTTGAG ATTCAAAGAAATCTGCAGATACGTATCGAAGAGCAAGGGAAGCGTCTCCAAGAAATGTTCGAGCAGCAGAGAAAGCTGGAGGAAGTAAAAGGGAAAACCCCATCCTTGAAGATGGATACACCTCGAACGCCAGCTAAAAATTCACAGCCTTGCCTTGGCAACGACAAGCCAGAATCATCACAAAGCAGCTCTCGTGCTCCCTGCAATCCTCCCCCGGGCACACTTGGATCGCTTCAAGAGTCATGA
- the LOC125212891 gene encoding protein PHOSPHATE STARVATION RESPONSE 1-like isoform X3 translates to MYSLSPKYGDSFMANQHPYSHLEGYANGNHDVLWNEIENFLDTPLKVPNQDSQIKTSRDPVVIEDRARKTNWQEWANQLIKLNDGTLDSDWGDLLLPGNLPESELNQLQPRPVPNVNYCPAIGSSKARMRWTPELHEAFVEAVNKLGGGDRATPKGVLKIMNVKGLTIYNVKSHLQKYRTARYKPDSPEGTPEKKLKTASDLKATMGITEALRLQMEVQKQLHDQLEIQRNLQIRIEEQGKRLQEMFEQQRKLEEVKGKTPSLKMDTPRTPAKNSQPCLGNDKPESSQSSSRAPCNPPPGTLGSLQES, encoded by the exons ATGTATTCGTTGTCGCCAAAATACGGAGATTCTTTTATGGCAAACCAACATCCTTACTCACATCTAGAAGGCTATGCCAATGGGAACCATGATGTTTTGTGGAATGAGATTGAGAACTTTCTCGATACTCCCCTAAAAGTCCCCAACCAGGACAGCCAGATCAAGACATCTAGAGATCCGGTGGTGATAGAAGACCGTGCTAGGAAAACTAATTGGCAGGAATGGGCCAACCAATTGATTAAACTTAATGATGGGACACTCGATTCAGACTGGGGTGATCTTCTCCTTCCTGGCAATCTTCCCGAATCTGAGCTAAAC CAGCTGCAGCCTCGTCCGGTACCAAATGTAAATTATTGTCCAGCAATAGGCTCGAGCAAAGCACGAATGCGTTGGACTCCAGAACTTCATGAAGCTTTTGTGGAAGCGGTGAATAAGCTCGGTGGTGGCGACA GAGCTACGCCAAAGGGTGTTTTGAAGATCATGAATGTCAAAGGACTGACGATATATAACGTGAAAAGCCATTTACAG AAATACAGAACTGCCAGATATAAGCCAGACTCACCAGAAG GAACTCCAGAAAAGAAGTTAAAAACTGCAAGCGACTTGAAAGC AACAATGGGGATAACTGAAGCTCTCCGACTGCAGATGGAAGTACAGAAGCAGCTACACGATCAACTTGAG ATTCAAAGAAATCTGCAGATACGTATCGAAGAGCAAGGGAAGCGTCTCCAAGAAATGTTCGAGCAGCAGAGAAAGCTGGAGGAAGTAAAAGGGAAAACCCCATCCTTGAAGATGGATACACCTCGAACGCCAGCTAAAAATTCACAGCCTTGCCTTGGCAACGACAAGCCAGAATCATCACAAAGCAGCTCTCGTGCTCCCTGCAATCCTCCCCCGGGCACACTTGGATCGCTTCAAGAGTCATGA
- the LOC125215418 gene encoding putative late blight resistance protein homolog R1A-10, with product MADAAVEFLLNNLKDLLVYHSHLITGTKKQIQSLETDLRLLNAFLKDSSRKRRKDDQTKVLLRNIRDVVYEAEDVIDAFIIKAMEKKATTPFLKFWKSSVDLHEIGGKVEEVRTKVEKARIDFANHSVHHDDDDDGKPEPRPPRQKDVVGFKDVTEELISRLTNEKNDFDVVSLIGMFGLGKTTLAWKAFNDPEIIFKFPVRIWLPVSQEFSDKDIFLAILKEFTTITDEIRQLDDMKIAGLVAGYLADASFLIVFDDVWTQPDWDRLRVAMPENNTKGKVLITSRIEDVGRYASSPNPIMKLRFFTQEESWELLRLEALRKLDCPTKELENIGQRIARDCKGLPLAIVVIGGILAAKYSASDLSETRKAWEDVSTRVSSYLNENDPADRMKKFILLSYDRLPYHLRACFLYLGLFPEDYEISVSKLIFMWIGEGFIQQNNDLSLEECGETYLQDLINRNLVTVEKVKPNGKVKTCRIHDALRDFCRTEASNANENFLQEIKSKNGGFSPPVSDLDKYRRLSIHFNCLQFLASKPFGPRVRTFACFSKDEFILPAEDIPHMFSAFKLLRVLEVKPIRLTKISSQMYQLIHSRYISLSLDLSTLPSKFGSLWNTQTLIIDTTHRTLEVKADIWKLTQLRHFKTNASAILPKLSKDSKNGAELQTLGTISVGSCTPELFERACNLKKLGIRGKLALLVEGNTGSFDSLGKMKYLEKLKLVNDVHPRPISEGQLRGLPQHYQFPSKLKSLTLVATSLSWSWMSTLGLLENLEVLKLKEKAFAGADWKATDGGFRCLEFLRIEETDLTIWEASSYHFPRLRGLVLKNCEKLLAIPIGLAEVASLHMLELYVCKSAAASAKKINETKKKAEGSVFKFSIFPPTD from the exons atggcaGATGCTGCAGTAGAGTTCTTGTTGAACAATCTGAAGGATCTGTTGGTTTACCACTCTCATCTCATCACCGGCACGAAGAAGCAGATCCAGAGCCTGGAGACGGATCTGCGTCTCTTGAACGCGTTCCTCAAGGACTCGTCGAGGAAGCGGAGGAAGGATGACCAGACCAAAGTGCTGCTCAGGAACATCCGCGATGTAGTTTATGAGGCCGAAGATGTGATCGACGCCTTCATTATTAAGGCCATGGAGAAGAAGGCCACCACTCCCTTCTTAAAATTCTGGAAGTCGTCCGTCGATCTCCATGAAATCGGAGGAAAAGTGGAGGAGGTCAGAACCAAGGTCGAGAAGGCCAGGATTGACTTCGCCAATCACAGTGTCCACCACGACGACGATGACGATGGAAAACCTGAG CCTCGACCACCCAGACAGAAAGATGTGGTAGGATTCAAAGATGTAACTGAAGAACTAATATCACGTTTGACTAACGAAAAAAACGACTTTGATGTGGTTTCCCTGATTGGTATGTTTGGACTAGGCAAGACAACGCTGGCATGGAAGGCTTTCAACGATCCCGAAATAATCTTCAAGTTCCCCGTTCGTATATGGCTTCCTGTTTCTCAAGAGTTCTCAGACAAGGATATCTTTCTAGCTATTCTCAAAGAGTTCACCACAATAACCGACGAAATCCGTCAACTAGATGACATGAAGATAGCCGGACTAGTTGCTGGATATCTTGCGGATGCAAGTTTCCTGATCGTTTTCGATGATGTCTGGACTCAGCCTGATTGGGACAGACTCCGCGTTGCCATGCCAGAAAACAACACAAAGGGGAAGGTTTTGATCACTAGTCGTATTGAAGATGTTGGCAGATATGCTAGTTCGCCTAATCCTATCATGAAGTTGCGCTTCTTCACGCAAGAAGAAAGTTGGGAGCTGCTCCGGTTAGAGGCGCTTCGCAAGTTAGACTGCCCTACTAAGGAGTTGGAAAATATCGGCCAACGCATCGCAAGAGATTGTAAAGGGCTTCCTCTAGCAATAGTTGTCATTGGAGGCATCCTCGCGGCAAAATATTCAGCCTCTGACTTAAGTGAAACGAGAAAAGCATGGGAAGATGTATCCACGCGCGTAAGCTCATATCTCAACGAGAATGACCCTGCAGATCGCATGAAGAAGTTCATATTGTTGAGTTATGACAGGTTGCCTTACCACTTGCGCGCGTGTTTTCTCTATCTGGGGCTGTTTCCTGAAGACTACGAAATTTCAGTGTCAAAGTTGATCTTCATGTGGATTGGAGAAGGATTCATACAACAGAACAATGATCTTAGCTTGGAGGAGTGTGGGGAGACGTATTTGCAGGATCTTATCAACAGAAACTTGGTGACTGTTGAGAAGGTTAAACCTAATGGTAAGGTTAAAACATGCCGGATTCATGATGCCTTGCGCGATTTCTGCAGAACTGAAGCCAGCAATGCAAATGAAAACTTTCTCCAGGAAATCAAGTCCAAAAATGGAGGCTTTTCACCTCCTGTTTCCGACTTGGATAAGTATCGCCGTCTTTCTATTCATTTCAATTGCTTGCAATTCCTCGCTTCGAAACCTTTTGGTCCTCGTGTTCGCACATTTGCTTGTTTTTCCAAAGATGAATTCATCTTACCGGCGGAGGACATTCCACACATGTTCTCAGCTTTCAAATTGCTCAGAGTTTTAGAAGTCAAGCCAATACGGCTCACCAAAATCAGTAGCCAGATGTACCAGTTGATCCATTCAAGGTACATTTCCTTGTCTTTGGATCTGTCAACTCTCCCTTCCAAGTTCGGCTCGCTTTGGAACACGCAGACTCTTATAATCGACACAACGCATCGCACTCTTGAAGTGAAAGCAGATATATGGAAGTTGACACAGTTAAGGCATTTCAAGACAAATGCGTCAGCTATCTTGCCAAAGCTAAGTAAAGATAGCAAAAATGGCGCGGAGCTCCAAACACTAGGCACGATTTCTGTAGGGAGCTGCACACCTGAGCTTTTCGAACGAGCATgcaatttgaagaaattaggCATTCGCGGGAAACTAGCCCTGCTTGTGGAAGGAAACACTGGATCCTTTGATAGTTTggggaaaatgaaatatctTGAAAAGTTGAAGCTGGTGAACGATGTACATCCTAGGCCGATTTCAGAAGGCCAACTGCGCGGCCTTCCTCAGCACTATCAGTTCCCATCTAAGCTCAAGAGCCTTACGTTAGTCGCGACATCCCTGAGTTGGAGCTGGATGTCTACCCTCGGCTTGCTGGAGAATCTCGAGGTGCTCAAGCTGAAAGAGAAGGCGTTTGCGGGCGCTGACTGGAAGGCAACTGATGGAGGTTTTCGTTGCCTTGAATTCTTGCGAATTGAAGAGACGGATTTAACTATTTGGGAGGCATCATCATATCATTTCCCTAGACTTAGAGGCCTTGTGCTCAAGAACTGTGAGAAGCTTCTTGCAATCCCGATCGGGCTTGCTGAGGTAGCAAGCCTGCACATGCTGGAGTTGTACGTCTGTAAATCTGCAGCTGCATCCGCGAAGAAAATAAACGAGACGAAGAAGAAGGCAGAAGGCTCTGTATTCAAGTTTTCCATTTTCCCTCCTACTGATTGA
- the LOC125212891 gene encoding protein PHOSPHATE STARVATION RESPONSE 1-like isoform X2, translating to MAPASFNKFPQLPDSPRVFSSNASISSTMYSLSPKYGDSFMANQHPYSHLEGYANGNHDVLWNEIENFLDTPLKVPNQDSQIKTSRDPVVIEDRARKTNWQEWANQLIKLNDGTLDSDWGDLLLPGNLPESELNLQPRPVPNVNYCPAIGSSKARMRWTPELHEAFVEAVNKLGGGDRATPKGVLKIMNVKGLTIYNVKSHLQKYRTARYKPDSPEGTPEKKLKTASDLKATMGITEALRLQMEVQKQLHDQLEIQRNLQIRIEEQGKRLQEMFEQQRKLEEVKGKTPSLKMDTPRTPAKNSQPCLGNDKPESSQSSSRAPCNPPPGTLGSLQES from the exons ATGGCCCCTGCATCATTTAACAAGTTTCCGCAGTTACCAGATTCGCCTCGAGTTTTTTCTTCCAATGCATCAATAAGTTCGACAATGTATTCGTTGTCGCCAAAATACGGAGATTCTTTTATGGCAAACCAACATCCTTACTCACATCTAGAAGGCTATGCCAATGGGAACCATGATGTTTTGTGGAATGAGATTGAGAACTTTCTCGATACTCCCCTAAAAGTCCCCAACCAGGACAGCCAGATCAAGACATCTAGAGATCCGGTGGTGATAGAAGACCGTGCTAGGAAAACTAATTGGCAGGAATGGGCCAACCAATTGATTAAACTTAATGATGGGACACTCGATTCAGACTGGGGTGATCTTCTCCTTCCTGGCAATCTTCCCGAATCTGAGCTAAAC CTGCAGCCTCGTCCGGTACCAAATGTAAATTATTGTCCAGCAATAGGCTCGAGCAAAGCACGAATGCGTTGGACTCCAGAACTTCATGAAGCTTTTGTGGAAGCGGTGAATAAGCTCGGTGGTGGCGACA GAGCTACGCCAAAGGGTGTTTTGAAGATCATGAATGTCAAAGGACTGACGATATATAACGTGAAAAGCCATTTACAG AAATACAGAACTGCCAGATATAAGCCAGACTCACCAGAAG GAACTCCAGAAAAGAAGTTAAAAACTGCAAGCGACTTGAAAGC AACAATGGGGATAACTGAAGCTCTCCGACTGCAGATGGAAGTACAGAAGCAGCTACACGATCAACTTGAG ATTCAAAGAAATCTGCAGATACGTATCGAAGAGCAAGGGAAGCGTCTCCAAGAAATGTTCGAGCAGCAGAGAAAGCTGGAGGAAGTAAAAGGGAAAACCCCATCCTTGAAGATGGATACACCTCGAACGCCAGCTAAAAATTCACAGCCTTGCCTTGGCAACGACAAGCCAGAATCATCACAAAGCAGCTCTCGTGCTCCCTGCAATCCTCCCCCGGGCACACTTGGATCGCTTCAAGAGTCATGA